From one Solanum stenotomum isolate F172 chromosome 12, ASM1918654v1, whole genome shotgun sequence genomic stretch:
- the LOC125847692 gene encoding protein HIGH CHLOROPHYLL FLUORESCENCE PHENOTYPE 173, chloroplastic isoform X1, with protein MESCYFTVTKPSSSSSTILNFQGVSSFGGRSSQKSLGAPSYLSWPLSRPEKKHQNFVYRQKTFKGAILAEAGKQGWDFGRFIKTLYFFNGPPSPAKFFESLIEKLTGPSPSKPVNSMDSSGITLVTGATGGVGRRVVDVLRNKKLSVRVLVRNEEKARRMLGEDVDLVVGDVTKASTLLPEYFKGVTSVINAVSAIVGPKEGDTPDREKYSQGIKFFEPEIKGDSPEMVEYIGMKNLINAVKENVGLRTGKLLFGYEGNSFKELPWGALDDVVMGGVSQSTFQIDLTGGENGGPTGLFKGIVTTANNGGFASIRTKNFSEPEDLSAYDGLELRLKGDGRRYKLIVRTSSDWDTVGYTSIFDTVEGWQSVRLPFSSLRPIFRARTVLDASAFDPSQITSLQLMFSKFESDGKLNPTFKEGPFELPISCIQAYLKDPITPRFVHVSSAGVTRPERPGIDLSKQPPAVRLNKELGFILTFKLKGEDEIRESGIPYTIVRPCALTEEPAGADLIFDQGDNITGKISREEVARICVAALKSPYACDKTFEVKSVIPFSEPYTVDPENPPPEKDYNEYFKTLKDGITGKESLEKTPISV; from the exons ATGGAATCTTGTTATTTCACTGTAACAAAgccatcatcatcatcttcaactATTCTGAATTTTCAG GGTGTTTCATCTTTTGGTGGAAGATCGTCTCAGAAATCCTTAGGTGCCCCATCTTATCTTTCCTGGCCATTATCTAGACCTGAAAAGAAACATCAAAATTTTGTTTACAGGCAGAAGACGTTTAAGGGTGCCATATTGGCAGAAGCTGGAAAACAAGGTTGGGATTTTGGCAGATTTATAAAgacattgtatttttttaatggcCCTCCTTCCCCTGCAAAG ttttttgaATCACTGATTGAGAAACTAACTGGTCCATCACCTAGTAAACCAGTTAACTCGATGGATTCTTCTGGAATTACCCTGGTTACTGGAGCCACTGGTGGTGTTGGGAGAAGAGTGGTGGACGTATTACGCAACAAAAAATTGTCTGTCCGAGTACTC GTCAGAAATGAAGAGAAGGCAAGAAGAATGCTTGGTGAAGATGTTGACCTG GTTGTTGGAGATGTTACCAAAGCAAGCACTCTGCTTCCTGAGTACTTCAAAGGAGTAACGAGCGTAATTAATGCTGTTTCTGCCATTGTTGGCCCGAAGGAAGGGGATACCCCTGACAGGGAAAAATACAGTCAG GGAATCAAGTTCTTTGAACCCGAG ATTAAAGGTGACTCACCTGAAATGGTAGAGTACATTGGAATGAAGAATTTAATAAATGCTGTTAAAGAAAATGTTGGCCTTCGCACAGGAAAACTACTATTTGGATATGAAG GTAATTCATTTAAAGAACTTCCTTGGGGGGCTTTGGATGATGTTGTGATGGGTGGAGTGAGTCAGAGTACATTCCAGATAGATCTAACTGGTGGGGAAAATGGTGGACCAACAGGACTCTTCAAAG GTATTGTTACCACTGCTAACAACGGGGGGTTTGCCAGTATTAGGACAAag AACTTTTCTGAACCCGAAGACCTTTCTGCTTATGATGGTTTAGAGTTGCGCCTTAAAGGTGATGGCCGTCGTTATAAGCTTATTGTTCGCACTAGCAGTGATTGGGATACTGTGGGTTATACATCAATCTTTGATACCGTTGAGGGTTGGCAATCG GTTCGtttgcctttttcttctttgaggCCTATATTCCGTGCACGAACCGTACTAGATGCATCGGCTTTTGACCCCAGTCAAATCACATCATTACAG CTTATGTTCAGCAAATTCGAATCTGATGGTAAACTGAATCCAACATTCAAAGAAGGTCCCTTTGAACTTCCTATATCATGCATTCAAGCTTATCTTAAAGATCCCATTACTCCCAG gtttgtacatgtgagtTCTGCTGGTGTAACTAGACCAGAAAGACCAGGAATTGATTTAAGCAAACAGCCTCCAGCTGTGCGATTGAACAAGGAATTGGGCTTCATCCTGACATTCAAGTTAAAG GGGGAGGATGAGATTCGAGAATCTGGGATACCATATACAATAGTCAGGCCTTGTGCCTTAACTGAGGAGCCTGCAGGAGCTGATCTCATTTTCGATCAAGGCGACAATATCACG GGGAAGATATCCCGTGAAGAAGTTGCTCGAATATGTGTGGCAGCTCTGAAAAGCCCCTATGCATGTGACAAGACATTTGAG
- the LOC125847692 gene encoding protein HIGH CHLOROPHYLL FLUORESCENCE PHENOTYPE 173, chloroplastic isoform X2, with protein MESCYFTVTKPSSSSSTILNFQGVSSFGGRSSQKSLGAPSYLSWPLSRPEKKHQNFVYRQKTFKGAILAEAGKQVNSMDSSGITLVTGATGGVGRRVVDVLRNKKLSVRVLVRNEEKARRMLGEDVDLVVGDVTKASTLLPEYFKGVTSVINAVSAIVGPKEGDTPDREKYSQGIKFFEPEIKGDSPEMVEYIGMKNLINAVKENVGLRTGKLLFGYEGNSFKELPWGALDDVVMGGVSQSTFQIDLTGGENGGPTGLFKGIVTTANNGGFASIRTKNFSEPEDLSAYDGLELRLKGDGRRYKLIVRTSSDWDTVGYTSIFDTVEGWQSVRLPFSSLRPIFRARTVLDASAFDPSQITSLQLMFSKFESDGKLNPTFKEGPFELPISCIQAYLKDPITPRFVHVSSAGVTRPERPGIDLSKQPPAVRLNKELGFILTFKLKGEDEIRESGIPYTIVRPCALTEEPAGADLIFDQGDNITGKISREEVARICVAALKSPYACDKTFEVKSVIPFSEPYTVDPENPPPEKDYNEYFKTLKDGITGKESLEKTPISV; from the exons ATGGAATCTTGTTATTTCACTGTAACAAAgccatcatcatcatcttcaactATTCTGAATTTTCAG GGTGTTTCATCTTTTGGTGGAAGATCGTCTCAGAAATCCTTAGGTGCCCCATCTTATCTTTCCTGGCCATTATCTAGACCTGAAAAGAAACATCAAAATTTTGTTTACAGGCAGAAGACGTTTAAGGGTGCCATATTGGCAGAAGCTGGAAAACAAG TTAACTCGATGGATTCTTCTGGAATTACCCTGGTTACTGGAGCCACTGGTGGTGTTGGGAGAAGAGTGGTGGACGTATTACGCAACAAAAAATTGTCTGTCCGAGTACTC GTCAGAAATGAAGAGAAGGCAAGAAGAATGCTTGGTGAAGATGTTGACCTG GTTGTTGGAGATGTTACCAAAGCAAGCACTCTGCTTCCTGAGTACTTCAAAGGAGTAACGAGCGTAATTAATGCTGTTTCTGCCATTGTTGGCCCGAAGGAAGGGGATACCCCTGACAGGGAAAAATACAGTCAG GGAATCAAGTTCTTTGAACCCGAG ATTAAAGGTGACTCACCTGAAATGGTAGAGTACATTGGAATGAAGAATTTAATAAATGCTGTTAAAGAAAATGTTGGCCTTCGCACAGGAAAACTACTATTTGGATATGAAG GTAATTCATTTAAAGAACTTCCTTGGGGGGCTTTGGATGATGTTGTGATGGGTGGAGTGAGTCAGAGTACATTCCAGATAGATCTAACTGGTGGGGAAAATGGTGGACCAACAGGACTCTTCAAAG GTATTGTTACCACTGCTAACAACGGGGGGTTTGCCAGTATTAGGACAAag AACTTTTCTGAACCCGAAGACCTTTCTGCTTATGATGGTTTAGAGTTGCGCCTTAAAGGTGATGGCCGTCGTTATAAGCTTATTGTTCGCACTAGCAGTGATTGGGATACTGTGGGTTATACATCAATCTTTGATACCGTTGAGGGTTGGCAATCG GTTCGtttgcctttttcttctttgaggCCTATATTCCGTGCACGAACCGTACTAGATGCATCGGCTTTTGACCCCAGTCAAATCACATCATTACAG CTTATGTTCAGCAAATTCGAATCTGATGGTAAACTGAATCCAACATTCAAAGAAGGTCCCTTTGAACTTCCTATATCATGCATTCAAGCTTATCTTAAAGATCCCATTACTCCCAG gtttgtacatgtgagtTCTGCTGGTGTAACTAGACCAGAAAGACCAGGAATTGATTTAAGCAAACAGCCTCCAGCTGTGCGATTGAACAAGGAATTGGGCTTCATCCTGACATTCAAGTTAAAG GGGGAGGATGAGATTCGAGAATCTGGGATACCATATACAATAGTCAGGCCTTGTGCCTTAACTGAGGAGCCTGCAGGAGCTGATCTCATTTTCGATCAAGGCGACAATATCACG GGGAAGATATCCCGTGAAGAAGTTGCTCGAATATGTGTGGCAGCTCTGAAAAGCCCCTATGCATGTGACAAGACATTTGAG